A genomic segment from Kineococcus rhizosphaerae encodes:
- a CDS encoding cytosine permease — protein MSTSTHDGVAVEHHGLESEFEHEPVPASRRRSLGSVSAVWFGFPMIITNAIFGGTIVYGLGFWRGMAAIVAGNVVLFAYVGALSLVAGRTGKNFALTAAETFGRKGAPIAAGFLSTVVIGWFAFQTGLTGATLNGSLGWNEPLMIAIAGVLYIGITFIGIRALTVIGLVAAPLFVVLAVVALVFAARGGGMSGITSYQGGAPDAGVLSVGAAITIVVAGFADSGTMTADFTRWSRTGREAVLATFTAFPLANVISLLVGGLIVAAGAAAAPAANGGDFLPILTSHGWVLSALAVVFVFINLGSVCTHCLYNGAVGWSQLTGGRMRVLTLVLGGVGLVAALAGVWSHFAAWLNLLGIFVPPIGAVLILDQLVLRRSARRPLTTFRVRPFVAWAIGALGAALVHFQAPQLSEALAGIVVGALAYLLLDLLTGQRELRGAPEVSLVGPRTPDRAPGAAAKDPS, from the coding sequence GTGAGCACCAGCACCCACGACGGCGTCGCCGTCGAGCACCACGGCCTCGAGTCCGAGTTCGAGCACGAACCCGTCCCCGCGTCCCGCCGCCGATCCCTGGGGTCGGTCTCGGCCGTCTGGTTCGGCTTCCCCATGATCATCACCAACGCCATCTTCGGCGGCACCATCGTCTACGGCCTGGGTTTCTGGCGCGGGATGGCCGCCATCGTCGCCGGGAACGTGGTCCTGTTCGCGTACGTCGGGGCGCTCAGCCTCGTCGCCGGGCGCACGGGCAAGAACTTCGCCCTCACCGCCGCGGAGACCTTCGGGCGCAAGGGGGCTCCGATCGCCGCCGGGTTCCTGTCCACGGTGGTCATCGGCTGGTTCGCCTTCCAGACCGGCCTGACCGGCGCCACGCTCAACGGTTCCCTGGGCTGGAACGAACCCTTGATGATCGCGATCGCCGGGGTGCTCTACATCGGCATCACGTTCATCGGCATCCGGGCCCTGACGGTCATCGGCCTGGTGGCCGCGCCGCTGTTCGTCGTCCTGGCCGTCGTCGCGCTCGTCTTCGCCGCCCGCGGCGGCGGGATGTCCGGCATCACCTCCTACCAGGGCGGCGCCCCCGACGCGGGCGTGCTCAGCGTGGGGGCGGCGATCACGATCGTCGTGGCCGGTTTCGCCGACTCGGGGACCATGACCGCCGACTTCACCCGCTGGTCGCGCACCGGCCGTGAAGCCGTCCTGGCCACCTTCACCGCCTTCCCGCTGGCGAACGTCATCTCCCTGCTGGTCGGGGGCCTGATCGTGGCGGCCGGCGCGGCCGCCGCCCCGGCGGCCAACGGCGGCGACTTCCTGCCGATCCTCACCTCCCACGGCTGGGTCCTGTCCGCGCTGGCCGTGGTGTTCGTCTTCATCAACCTCGGCTCGGTGTGCACCCACTGCCTCTACAACGGGGCCGTGGGCTGGAGCCAGCTCACCGGTGGTCGCATGCGGGTCCTCACCCTCGTCCTGGGCGGAGTCGGCCTCGTGGCGGCCCTGGCGGGGGTGTGGAGCCACTTCGCGGCGTGGCTGAACCTGCTGGGCATCTTCGTGCCCCCCATCGGGGCGGTGCTGATCCTCGACCAGCTCGTCCTGCGCCGCTCGGCACGCCGTCCGCTGACCACGTTCCGCGTCCGGCCCTTCGTCGCCTGGGCGATCGGTGCCCTGGGCGCGGCCCTGGTCCACTTCCAGGCCCCGCAGCTGTCCGAGGCGCTGGCCGGCATCGTCGTCGGCGCCCTGGCGTACCTGCTGCTGGACCTGCTCACCGGACAGCGGGAACTGCGGGGTGCTCCGGAGGTCTCGCTCGTCGGCCCCCGCACGCCGGACCGGG